The following DNA comes from Blattabacterium cuenoti.
AATAGGAGGTATTTTAATAGAGAATAGTATATCCATAAAAAAAATTCATACGAGTATTATCGGAATAGGTTTAAACATATACCCCATTAAACTAGATCATGCTATTTCTTTAGAAGAAATTTTAAAAAACATAAACTTAAAATTATTCCATATTTTTCATAACCTTGTATTTTCTATTCAAGAAGAGTATTTTTTTTTTCTAACATTTGGAGAGAACTACATTAGAAAATATTATATTAATAATTTATATTTAAAAGATATAACTTCATATTTTTATATATACAGAATAAGTAAATCTGTTAAAGGGATCATTCGATCTATAAATGAAGAAGGATTTTTAATTATAGAACTAACTGATAATCAAAAATTTCATTTTTTTTCTCAAAAAGAAATCAAGTTTTTGATTCCGTAATTTTTTTGTTAATGATTTTTTTAATCATAGTCCTCCAATGACTATGTTTTTTTAATTTTTTGTCTTGAATTTTCATAAGAATTTTTTGTTCATCTAATATGAATTTTTTAATAAAAAATAAAAAACCAATATTAATAATATTAGATGTAA
Coding sequences within:
- a CDS encoding biotin--[acetyl-CoA-carboxylase] ligase; translated protein: MKKFIWPIDFIFLKKINSTNQYATQYANKYILNKKNWIVIWTMNQTKGKGSEKNFWYSEKNKGLTFSIIFKPIKNFPIEKKYIINVIISNAVHKTLSKYQKKKFWIKWPNDIISNNKKIGGILIENSISIKKIHTSIIGIGLNIYPIKLDHAISLEEILKNINLKLFHIFHNLVFSIQEEYFFFLTFGENYIRKYYINNLYLKDITSYFYIYRISKSVKGIIRSINEEGFLIIELTDNQKFHFFSQKEIKFLIP